A genomic window from Streptomyces brevispora includes:
- a CDS encoding NlpC/P60 family protein, protein MPALASHRKPRPRVRSTTPAIGFTTAALASVTLLSTQSALAAPAPKPSIEDVQKKVDGLYRQAGTATQHYDQAKEASAKQRAKVDMLLDDIAKRADKLNDARRTLGNYAAAQYRDGALAPTATFFLANDPQSFFDQTHLMNRMAANQQQAVTDFRTKQAEASKKRAEAVTSLETLTESQTRLRTSKQHVQDKLAEARTLLSKLTAEEKARLAELEQKRKDEARLKAAELAKKQAAAKAEADRKAKEAESATGAGTGTGTGTGTGSGSGSDSSATTKAEKVLAFARAQIGKPYVWGATGPSSYDCSGLTQAAWKAAGVTLPRTTWDQVEVGTRIATADLRPGDLVFFYDDISHVGIYKGDGMMIHAPKPGANVREESIYYMPIYGSVRPG, encoded by the coding sequence ATGCCGGCCTTGGCATCACATCGCAAACCGCGCCCCCGGGTGCGCAGCACCACCCCGGCCATCGGGTTCACGACGGCCGCACTCGCCTCGGTGACCCTGCTGTCCACGCAGAGCGCGCTGGCGGCCCCGGCCCCGAAGCCCAGCATCGAGGACGTCCAGAAGAAGGTCGACGGCCTCTACCGGCAGGCGGGCACCGCGACCCAGCACTACGACCAGGCGAAAGAGGCGTCCGCCAAGCAGCGCGCCAAGGTGGACATGCTGCTGGACGACATCGCCAAGCGCGCCGACAAGCTGAACGATGCCCGCCGGACGCTCGGGAACTACGCCGCCGCCCAGTACCGCGACGGCGCGCTCGCGCCGACCGCCACCTTCTTCCTGGCCAACGACCCGCAGTCGTTCTTCGACCAGACGCACCTCATGAACCGGATGGCCGCGAACCAGCAGCAGGCCGTCACGGACTTCCGTACGAAGCAGGCCGAGGCGTCCAAGAAGCGTGCCGAGGCGGTGACGAGCCTGGAGACGCTCACCGAGTCGCAGACCAGACTGCGCACCAGCAAGCAGCACGTCCAGGACAAGCTGGCCGAGGCCCGCACGCTGCTGTCGAAGCTGACCGCCGAGGAGAAGGCGCGCCTCGCCGAGCTGGAGCAGAAGCGGAAGGACGAGGCCCGGCTCAAGGCGGCCGAGCTGGCGAAGAAGCAGGCCGCCGCGAAGGCGGAGGCCGATCGCAAGGCCAAGGAGGCGGAAAGCGCGACCGGTGCCGGTACCGGCACTGGCACCGGTACCGGGACGGGCTCCGGTTCGGGCTCGGACAGCAGCGCCACGACGAAGGCCGAGAAGGTCCTCGCGTTCGCCAGGGCCCAGATAGGCAAGCCGTACGTCTGGGGGGCGACCGGCCCGTCCTCGTACGACTGCTCGGGGCTCACCCAGGCGGCCTGGAAGGCGGCGGGCGTCACCCTTCCGCGGACCACCTGGGATCAGGTGGAGGTCGGCACCCGGATCGCCACGGCGGATCTGCGGCCCGGGGACCTGGTCTTCTTCTACGACGACATCAGCCACGTCGGCATCTACAAGGGCGACGGCATGATGATCCACGCGCCGAAGCCGGGGGCGAACGTGCGCGAGGAGTCGATCTACTACATGCCGATCTACGGGAGCGTGCGGCCCGGCTAG
- the pcrA gene encoding DNA helicase PcrA — MSSLFDDSFLAGLQHTEEGPPPPPEDSAPEVVPEDLFGGVFDGPPPSHDAYYRDGAHRPVVDPAALLDGLNTEQRAAVVHAGSPLLIVAGAGSGKTRVLTHRIAHLLAERGVHPGQILAITFTNKAAGEMKERVEQLVGPRANAMWVMTFHSACVRILRRESKKLGFTSSFSIYDAADSKRLMALVCRDLDLDPKRFPPKSFTAKVSNLKNELIDEETFAGQAADGFEKTVAQAYALYQSRLREANALDFDDIIMTTVHLLQAFPDVAEHYRRRFRHVMVDEYQDTNHAQYTLVRELVGPAGADDAPAELCVVGDADQSIYAFRGATIRNILQFEEDYPNATTILLEQNYRSTQTILSAANAVIERNESRRPKNLWTNAGSGARITGYVADTEHDEAQFVADEIDRLTDAGDTKAGDVAIFYRTNAQSRVFEEIFIRVGLPYKVVGGVRFYERKEVRDVLAYLRVLANPEDTVPLRRILNVPKRGIGDRAEAMIDALSLREKITFPQALRRVDEAYGMAARSANAVKRFNTLMEELRTIVESGAGPAVVLEAVMERTGYLAELQASTDPQDETRIENLQELAAVALEFEQERGEEEGAGTLPEFLERVALVADSDQIPDEDTDGSGVVTLMTLHTAKGLEFPVVFLTGMEDGVFPHMRALGQVKELEEERRLAYVGITRARERLYLTRAAMRSAWGQPSYNPPSRFLEEIPEQHLEWKRKGPMAAPAGPTSGITSSLSASRSRSGPSGFATRRTSDRPTITLVVGDRVTHDQFGLGTVTAVEGIGDQAKVTVDFGDERPKKLLLRYAPVQKL, encoded by the coding sequence ATGAGCAGCCTCTTTGACGACAGTTTCCTGGCCGGCCTCCAGCACACGGAGGAAGGGCCCCCGCCGCCCCCCGAGGACTCCGCACCCGAAGTGGTGCCGGAGGACCTCTTCGGGGGCGTGTTCGACGGGCCCCCGCCGTCCCACGACGCGTACTACCGCGACGGGGCCCACCGCCCGGTCGTCGACCCCGCCGCGCTGCTCGACGGGCTGAACACCGAGCAGCGCGCCGCCGTCGTGCACGCGGGCTCCCCGCTGCTCATCGTCGCCGGGGCCGGTTCGGGCAAGACCCGGGTGCTCACCCACCGCATCGCCCACCTGCTGGCCGAGCGCGGGGTGCACCCCGGCCAGATCCTGGCGATCACCTTCACCAACAAGGCCGCCGGTGAGATGAAGGAGCGCGTCGAGCAGCTCGTCGGACCCCGTGCCAACGCCATGTGGGTCATGACCTTCCACAGCGCGTGCGTACGGATCCTGCGCCGCGAGTCGAAGAAGCTCGGCTTCACCTCCTCGTTCTCGATCTACGACGCGGCGGACTCCAAGCGGCTGATGGCCCTGGTCTGCCGCGATCTCGACCTCGACCCGAAGCGCTTCCCGCCGAAGTCGTTCACGGCGAAGGTGTCGAACCTGAAGAACGAACTGATCGACGAGGAGACGTTCGCCGGCCAGGCCGCGGACGGCTTCGAGAAGACCGTCGCCCAGGCCTACGCGCTCTACCAGTCCCGGCTGCGCGAGGCCAACGCGCTGGACTTCGACGACATCATCATGACGACGGTGCACCTGCTCCAGGCGTTCCCCGACGTCGCCGAGCACTACCGCCGCCGCTTCCGGCACGTCATGGTCGACGAGTACCAGGACACCAACCACGCCCAGTACACGCTCGTACGGGAACTGGTCGGCCCGGCCGGTGCCGACGACGCCCCCGCCGAACTGTGTGTCGTGGGTGACGCGGACCAGTCGATCTACGCCTTCCGCGGCGCCACGATCCGCAACATCCTCCAGTTCGAGGAGGACTACCCGAACGCGACCACGATCCTGCTGGAGCAGAACTACCGCTCCACCCAGACGATCCTGTCCGCCGCCAACGCCGTCATCGAGCGCAACGAGAGCCGCCGCCCGAAGAACCTCTGGACCAACGCCGGCTCCGGCGCCCGGATCACCGGCTACGTCGCGGACACCGAGCACGACGAGGCGCAGTTCGTCGCCGACGAGATCGACCGGCTGACCGACGCGGGCGACACCAAGGCGGGCGACGTCGCGATCTTCTACCGGACGAACGCGCAGTCCCGTGTCTTCGAGGAGATCTTCATCCGGGTCGGCCTGCCCTACAAGGTCGTCGGCGGTGTGCGCTTCTACGAGCGCAAGGAGGTCCGGGACGTCCTGGCCTACCTCCGGGTCCTCGCCAACCCGGAGGACACGGTTCCGCTGCGCCGCATCCTGAACGTGCCCAAGCGCGGCATCGGCGACCGGGCCGAGGCGATGATCGACGCCCTGTCACTGCGCGAGAAGATCACCTTCCCGCAGGCGCTGCGCCGCGTCGACGAGGCGTACGGCATGGCCGCCCGTTCCGCCAACGCCGTCAAGCGGTTCAACACGCTGATGGAGGAGTTGCGCACGATCGTCGAGTCCGGCGCGGGGCCCGCGGTCGTGCTGGAGGCCGTCATGGAACGGACCGGCTACCTCGCCGAGCTCCAGGCCTCCACCGACCCGCAGGACGAGACCCGGATCGAGAACCTCCAGGAGCTCGCCGCCGTCGCGCTCGAATTCGAGCAGGAGCGCGGCGAGGAGGAGGGCGCGGGCACCCTCCCGGAGTTCCTGGAACGGGTCGCGCTCGTCGCCGACTCCGACCAGATCCCCGACGAGGACACCGACGGCTCCGGCGTCGTCACGCTGATGACCCTGCACACGGCGAAGGGCCTCGAGTTCCCGGTGGTCTTCCTGACCGGCATGGAGGACGGCGTCTTCCCGCACATGCGGGCGCTGGGCCAGGTCAAGGAGCTGGAGGAGGAGCGCCGGCTCGCCTATGTCGGCATCACCCGGGCCCGCGAGCGGCTCTACCTGACCCGGGCGGCGATGCGCAGCGCCTGGGGCCAGCCCTCGTACAACCCGCCTTCGCGGTTCCTGGAGGAGATCCCGGAGCAGCACCTGGAGTGGAAGCGGAAGGGGCCGATGGCGGCTCCCGCGGGACCGACGTCGGGCATCACCTCGTCGCTGTCCGCGTCCCGCTCGCGTTCCGGGCCCTCGGGCTTCGCGACCCGGCGGACCTCGGACAGGCCGACGATCACCCTGGTGGTCGGCGACCGGGTCACCCACGACCAGTTCGGTCTGGGCACGGTGACGGCGGTCGAGGGCATCGGCGACCAGGCGAAGGTCACGGTCGACTTCGGGGACGAGCGGCCGAAGAAGCTGCTGCTGCGGTACGCACCGGTCCAGAAGCTGTAG
- a CDS encoding M23 family metallopeptidase — translation MNDQHPHAGHVGYESHSTGGFDSDPLFGSLPGGYDGSYDTMTPGYAAPYDSGQAGYSGQYDTTQWDTGAHRTAEYDHTADYTAYTPHPQQHPPYEAAPQYEAAAQQYEAAPQYDAAAHQYDTTGTWAVPDGYGANIPAQGGDPDSSGQWDTSGWYANGQWASGATAGYDSGAYDATAWNTGATPEHTQQTPQTPHHVTPSHGPEQTTRHPYETYERHEAYEPHEGSSPDHDQDHRHDLNVDLDRDRDRDQAHDQASYDPYEPYRTAEFSLPETGLDADGPDAGPGDRPSGHEAAARNHDQARPSSPPPAPSPSPADAHRPVGRPVSRGGGRSRRRSPAKRSALLTVAVPSACVMSVAGIAAASVGGIGGLGGDEEKKDDTTTMAAADPGTVKPVAANNKLDTQLANLSADAENFADRASRTQERIDLKARQAAEKKKREVEAARKEALRPKYVMPVKDHRLSAYFGQAGVNWMSVHTGIDFPVLEGTPVMAATDGTVRTQFHTAYGNMAIVTMADGTETWYCHLSSTRIRSGQVRAGDVIAYSGDSGNSTGPHMHFEVRPGGGAAIDPLPWLRSHNVDPT, via the coding sequence GTGAACGACCAGCACCCCCACGCCGGGCACGTCGGATACGAAAGCCACTCCACGGGCGGCTTCGACAGCGACCCGCTCTTCGGCTCCCTCCCCGGCGGCTACGACGGTTCGTACGACACCATGACGCCTGGTTACGCCGCCCCGTACGACAGCGGGCAGGCCGGTTACAGCGGCCAGTACGACACCACCCAGTGGGACACGGGCGCGCACCGGACCGCCGAGTACGACCACACCGCCGACTACACGGCCTACACCCCCCACCCTCAACAGCACCCCCCGTACGAAGCGGCCCCGCAGTACGAGGCGGCGGCGCAGCAGTACGAAGCGGCCCCCCAGTACGACGCGGCTGCGCATCAGTACGACACCACCGGGACCTGGGCAGTGCCCGACGGCTACGGTGCGAACATCCCGGCGCAGGGCGGCGACCCGGACTCGTCCGGCCAGTGGGACACCTCCGGCTGGTACGCGAACGGCCAGTGGGCAAGTGGCGCCACGGCGGGATACGACTCCGGCGCGTACGACGCCACCGCCTGGAACACCGGCGCCACGCCCGAGCACACACAGCAGACGCCGCAAACGCCGCACCATGTGACGCCATCGCATGGGCCCGAACAGACAACACGGCATCCGTACGAGACGTACGAGAGGCACGAGGCGTATGAGCCTCACGAGGGCAGCTCCCCGGACCACGACCAGGACCATCGCCACGACCTCAACGTCGACCTCGACCGCGACCGTGACCGCGATCAGGCCCATGATCAGGCCTCCTACGATCCGTACGAGCCCTACCGGACCGCCGAGTTCAGCCTCCCGGAGACGGGCCTCGACGCCGACGGCCCCGATGCCGGACCGGGCGACCGCCCCTCCGGCCACGAAGCCGCCGCCCGAAACCACGACCAGGCCCGGCCCTCGTCCCCGCCCCCTGCGCCGTCCCCGTCCCCTGCCGACGCCCATCGCCCCGTGGGCCGTCCGGTCTCCCGCGGTGGCGGCCGCAGCCGCAGGCGTTCGCCCGCCAAGCGTTCCGCGCTCCTCACCGTCGCCGTTCCCTCCGCCTGCGTGATGAGCGTGGCCGGTATCGCCGCCGCCTCCGTGGGCGGAATCGGCGGGCTGGGCGGCGACGAGGAGAAGAAGGACGACACCACGACGATGGCGGCCGCCGACCCCGGCACGGTCAAGCCGGTCGCCGCCAACAACAAACTCGACACCCAGCTCGCCAATCTCAGCGCCGACGCGGAGAACTTCGCCGACCGCGCCAGCCGCACCCAGGAGCGCATCGACCTGAAGGCGCGGCAGGCCGCCGAGAAGAAGAAGCGCGAGGTGGAGGCCGCCCGCAAGGAGGCCCTGCGCCCCAAGTACGTCATGCCGGTCAAGGACCACCGCCTCAGCGCGTACTTCGGCCAGGCGGGCGTCAACTGGATGTCCGTGCACACGGGCATCGACTTCCCCGTCCTGGAGGGAACCCCGGTGATGGCGGCGACCGACGGCACCGTTCGCACGCAGTTCCACACCGCCTACGGGAACATGGCCATCGTCACGATGGCCGACGGCACCGAGACCTGGTACTGCCACCTCAGCAGCACCCGGATCCGCTCGGGCCAGGTCAGGGCCGGCGACGTGATCGCGTACTCCGGGGACTCCGGCAACTCGACCGGCCCCCACATGCACTTCGAGGTGCGGCCCGGCGGCGGCGCGGCGATCGACCCGCTGCCCTGGCTCCGCAGCCACAACGTCGACCCGACCTGA
- a CDS encoding esterase/lipase family protein: MKALPFPLLLPCPSCLRDPWLSSALLRATALELVVLAGHALLYPTGITGERRTPPCPAVDPAPAPSGTTTRPARKAETAGAAGTSKAARKAETAGAAGTSKAARKAGTAGAAGAAGAAGAVRNTGGAANAGNTGNAANPDRPPVVLLHGFIDNRSVFVLLRRSLSRHGWRHLESLNYSPLTCDIRTSAELLGLHIEEICARTGHHEVDIVGHSLGGLIARYYVQRLGGDRRVRTLVTLGTPHAGTAVAPLASAHPIVRQMRSGSAPIEELRLPAPGCRTRFVSFWSELDQVIVPAEAACIDHPDLDVTNVRVSGIGHLALLVHPAVAAGIRQALDAHEPARGGPGAASVA; encoded by the coding sequence GTGAAGGCGCTGCCCTTTCCTCTCCTACTGCCGTGCCCGTCGTGCCTGCGTGACCCCTGGCTGTCGTCCGCACTGCTGAGAGCGACCGCACTGGAACTCGTGGTGCTCGCCGGCCACGCACTGCTCTATCCCACCGGGATCACCGGCGAACGGCGCACCCCACCATGCCCGGCGGTCGATCCGGCCCCCGCACCGTCCGGGACCACCACCCGGCCCGCCAGAAAAGCCGAAACCGCCGGAGCCGCCGGAACGTCCAAAGCCGCCAGAAAAGCCGAAACCGCCGGAGCCGCAGGAACGTCCAAAGCCGCCAGAAAAGCCGGAACCGCCGGAGCCGCAGGAGCCGCCGGAGCCGCCGGAGCCGTCAGGAACACCGGAGGCGCCGCGAACGCCGGCAACACCGGCAACGCCGCAAACCCCGACCGGCCGCCCGTCGTACTCCTGCACGGTTTCATCGACAACCGCTCCGTCTTCGTCCTGCTGCGCCGCTCCCTCTCCCGGCACGGCTGGCGCCATCTGGAGTCGCTCAACTACTCCCCGCTGACCTGCGACATCCGTACGTCCGCCGAGCTGCTCGGCCTGCACATCGAGGAGATCTGCGCCCGCACCGGGCACCACGAGGTCGACATCGTCGGGCACAGCCTGGGCGGCCTGATAGCGCGCTACTACGTGCAGCGACTGGGTGGTGACCGACGGGTCCGCACCCTGGTCACCCTCGGTACACCGCACGCCGGCACCGCTGTCGCCCCGCTGGCCAGCGCCCACCCGATCGTGCGCCAGATGCGCAGCGGTTCGGCCCCGATCGAGGAACTGCGGCTGCCGGCGCCCGGCTGCCGCACCCGGTTCGTCAGCTTCTGGAGCGAGCTGGACCAGGTGATCGTCCCTGCCGAGGCGGCCTGCATCGACCACCCGGACCTCGACGTGACGAACGTACGCGTCAGCGGGATCGGGCATCTCGCGCTGCTCGTGCACCCGGCCGTGGCCGCCGGAATCCGCCAGGCGCTCGACGCGCACGAGCCGGCCCGGGGCGGCCCCGGCGCCGCATCCGTGGCCTGA
- a CDS encoding cobalamin B12-binding domain-containing protein, translating into MGVTGPIRVVVAKPGLDGHDRGAKVIARALRDAGMEVIYTGLHQTPEQIVDTAIQEDADAIGLSILSGAHNTLFAKVIALLKEREAEDIKVFGGGIIPEADIAPLKEQGVAEIFTPGATTVEIVAWVNANVRQPAEA; encoded by the coding sequence ATGGGTGTGACGGGTCCGATCCGTGTGGTGGTGGCCAAGCCGGGCCTCGACGGCCATGACCGCGGGGCCAAGGTGATCGCGCGGGCGCTGCGCGACGCCGGTATGGAGGTCATCTACACAGGGCTCCACCAGACGCCCGAGCAGATCGTGGACACCGCGATCCAGGAGGATGCCGACGCGATCGGCCTCTCGATCCTCTCGGGCGCGCACAACACGCTCTTCGCGAAGGTGATCGCGCTGCTGAAGGAGCGCGAGGCGGAGGACATCAAGGTCTTCGGCGGCGGCATCATCCCGGAGGCGGACATCGCACCGCTCAAGGAGCAGGGTGTCGCGGAGATCTTCACCCCGGGCGCGACGACGGTCGAGATCGTCGCCTGGGTCAACGCGAACGTCCGCCAGCCGGCTGAAGCCTGA
- a CDS encoding DUF5691 domain-containing protein translates to MPRTTTPTTPTTTASAADGPTGAPTGAPTGAPGAHPAAGANTDVPASTRLPAATSWEELVTSALLGTDRRPPPVASGTRAKDVAKSGAKGAPGGAPGHAGPDGAAAALLSAAALHTVRRRAGLLPAPAAPRPDPAPADPRPPLPEAARSRLNRLLADRAAPSGSGGRRGTAPDLTELIPQWLAAANLHGYRAPDAALPALLDAARARTDLRPHALAFAGPRGLWLAGLNPEWKFALRGASGSSLLPDVTDPEAVHQLWEEGLFAERVALLAAVRAHEAGAARVLLATTWAAERAEDRLMFVDSLRNGLSGADEDFLEQALADRSRNVRTTAAELLSALPESALARRMAARALSCVSPGLTGTDPSVAVEAPHECDAAMQRDGVVALPPSGRGERSWWLGQLVESSPLAIWPERFGGRDAREIVALPVADGWSEELHAAWCRAAVRQRDPEWARALLGTPSTPPSNSPGTASLAERSKLLVVLPAAERAGWVAEFIAAHGLSEAFQLLGVCPTPWAEPLGRSVVDALEIARDAGSYPWSFSGVMGLAERCLNPAEAGHLEVLTTTPDEPADASPGANGYWSEAFQRLVSTLRLRAEMDAELAPDR, encoded by the coding sequence ATGCCCCGTACCACCACGCCCACCACGCCCACCACCACTGCCTCGGCGGCCGACGGCCCCACCGGCGCCCCCACCGGAGCTCCCACCGGCGCGCCCGGCGCGCACCCTGCGGCCGGCGCCAACACCGATGTGCCCGCCTCCACCCGTCTGCCCGCCGCCACGTCGTGGGAGGAGCTCGTCACCTCGGCGCTGCTCGGAACGGACCGCCGCCCACCCCCGGTGGCATCCGGCACCCGCGCGAAAGACGTCGCGAAAAGCGGCGCGAAAGGCGCCCCGGGCGGCGCCCCGGGTCACGCCGGCCCGGACGGCGCGGCGGCCGCGCTGCTGAGTGCCGCCGCCCTGCACACCGTGCGGCGCCGGGCGGGTCTGCTGCCCGCTCCCGCGGCCCCCCGGCCCGATCCCGCGCCCGCCGACCCGCGACCACCCCTGCCGGAGGCCGCCCGGAGCAGGCTGAACCGGCTGCTGGCGGACCGGGCGGCACCGAGCGGTTCGGGCGGCAGACGCGGCACGGCCCCTGATCTGACGGAACTGATTCCGCAGTGGCTGGCCGCCGCCAATCTGCACGGCTACCGGGCACCGGACGCGGCGCTGCCCGCCCTGCTGGACGCGGCCCGGGCACGAACCGATCTGCGGCCCCACGCCCTGGCGTTCGCCGGGCCGCGCGGGCTGTGGCTGGCCGGGTTGAACCCCGAGTGGAAGTTCGCGCTGCGCGGCGCGTCCGGCAGCTCGCTGCTGCCCGACGTGACCGACCCGGAAGCGGTCCACCAGCTGTGGGAGGAAGGCCTGTTCGCCGAACGGGTCGCCCTGCTCGCGGCGGTGCGGGCGCACGAGGCCGGTGCCGCTCGCGTCCTGCTCGCCACCACCTGGGCCGCCGAGCGGGCCGAGGACCGGCTGATGTTCGTCGACTCCCTGCGCAACGGGCTCTCCGGCGCCGATGAGGACTTCCTGGAGCAGGCCCTCGCCGACCGCAGCCGCAATGTCCGGACGACGGCCGCCGAGCTGCTTTCCGCACTCCCCGAATCGGCGCTCGCCCGCCGGATGGCGGCCCGAGCCCTGTCCTGCGTCAGCCCCGGCCTCACCGGCACCGACCCGTCCGTGGCCGTGGAGGCCCCGCACGAATGCGATGCGGCGATGCAGCGCGACGGTGTGGTGGCACTCCCGCCGTCCGGGCGGGGCGAGCGGTCCTGGTGGCTCGGCCAGTTGGTGGAGTCGTCCCCGCTCGCCATCTGGCCGGAGCGGTTCGGCGGCCGCGATGCGCGGGAGATCGTCGCGCTGCCCGTGGCGGACGGCTGGAGCGAGGAACTCCACGCGGCCTGGTGCCGGGCGGCCGTCCGGCAGCGGGACCCGGAGTGGGCGCGAGCGCTGCTCGGCACCCCCTCGACACCCCCGTCGAACAGCCCCGGTACGGCGTCGCTCGCCGAGCGGTCGAAGCTCCTGGTCGTGCTGCCCGCCGCCGAACGGGCCGGCTGGGTGGCCGAATTCATCGCCGCGCACGGCCTGTCGGAGGCGTTCCAGCTGCTGGGGGTCTGCCCGACCCCCTGGGCCGAGCCGCTCGGCCGATCCGTCGTCGACGCCCTCGAGATCGCCCGGGACGCCGGCAGCTATCCCTGGAGCTTCAGCGGAGTGATGGGCCTCGCCGAACGCTGCCTGAACCCGGCCGAGGCCGGCCACCTGGAGGTCCTCACCACAACCCCCGACGAACCGGCCGACGCCTCCCCCGGAGCGAACGGCTACTGGTCGGAGGCGTTCCAGCGCCTGGTCTCCACCCTGCGGCTGCGGGCGGAGATGGACGCGGAGCTGGCACCGGACCGGTGA
- a CDS encoding SWIM zinc finger family protein, with amino-acid sequence MLLTDGGEPLRTAAPAARWTVEQVLALAPDEASRKAGNKLGSAGPWSDTGWDGPGAVWGLCKGSGSKPYRTVIDTTGPAYKCSCPSRKFPCKHALGLLLLRASDEEALPAADPPDWADEWLTGRRRRAQAAEAQERPEGGEGAAAGPADPAAARRRAERRAERIGGGVQELEQRLTDLVRGGLAAAEQSGYGLWEETAARMVDAQAPGLAGRVRELGALPASGPGWPVRLLEECALLHLLDTAWQGIDRLPGPLAATVRTRVGLTAPAEGPPVRDHWLVLAQYDTPDGKIVARRIWLYGRESGRTALLLSFGAAGRSPGQALPVGVTLDAELTPYPGSGQLRAELGRQFGTPVPTGTPPPGVTTAGAVAAYGRALGDDPWLGSWPVTLRDVIPVPSEDGWQLADAEGDSGLPVAPAALSRPALWKLVALSGGGPLTVFGECGHRGFDPLAAWPAARGGGDATSVAASHTVPVTAETVPLI; translated from the coding sequence ATGCTGCTGACTGACGGGGGAGAACCCTTGCGCACCGCTGCTCCGGCGGCGCGCTGGACGGTGGAGCAGGTCCTGGCCCTGGCTCCTGACGAAGCTTCACGCAAGGCGGGGAACAAGCTCGGTTCGGCCGGGCCGTGGTCGGACACCGGGTGGGACGGCCCGGGTGCGGTGTGGGGGCTGTGCAAGGGCAGCGGGAGCAAGCCGTACCGGACGGTGATCGACACCACCGGCCCCGCTTACAAGTGCAGTTGCCCCAGCCGGAAGTTCCCCTGCAAGCACGCACTGGGCCTGCTGCTGCTCCGGGCGTCCGACGAGGAGGCCCTGCCCGCGGCCGATCCGCCCGACTGGGCGGATGAGTGGCTGACGGGCCGGCGCCGTCGCGCGCAGGCGGCGGAGGCGCAGGAGCGGCCGGAAGGGGGTGAAGGCGCTGCGGCCGGACCCGCCGATCCGGCGGCCGCCCGGCGGCGTGCCGAGCGTCGGGCCGAGCGGATCGGCGGCGGTGTGCAGGAGCTGGAACAGCGCCTGACCGACCTGGTGCGCGGCGGTCTGGCCGCGGCCGAGCAGTCCGGGTACGGACTGTGGGAGGAGACGGCGGCCCGCATGGTCGACGCCCAGGCGCCCGGCCTGGCGGGCCGGGTAAGGGAGTTGGGCGCGCTACCGGCGTCCGGTCCGGGCTGGCCGGTGCGGCTGCTGGAGGAGTGCGCGCTGCTGCACCTGCTGGACACGGCCTGGCAGGGTATCGACCGGCTGCCCGGGCCCCTGGCGGCCACGGTCCGTACGCGGGTCGGGCTGACAGCCCCCGCCGAGGGCCCGCCGGTCCGTGACCACTGGCTGGTCCTCGCCCAGTACGACACCCCCGACGGCAAGATCGTCGCCCGCCGCATCTGGCTGTACGGGCGGGAGTCGGGCCGGACCGCGCTGCTGCTGTCCTTCGGGGCCGCCGGCCGCTCCCCCGGGCAGGCCCTGCCGGTGGGTGTCACGCTGGACGCCGAGCTCACGCCGTATCCGGGATCGGGTCAGCTACGGGCCGAGCTGGGACGGCAGTTCGGGACGCCGGTGCCGACCGGCACGCCTCCGCCGGGTGTGACGACCGCCGGGGCCGTCGCCGCATACGGGCGGGCGCTGGGCGACGACCCCTGGCTGGGCTCCTGGCCGGTGACACTGCGCGACGTCATACCCGTGCCGTCCGAGGACGGTTGGCAACTGGCGGACGCGGAAGGCGATTCGGGCCTGCCCGTCGCCCCGGCCGCGCTGTCCCGGCCCGCGCTGTGGAAGCTCGTCGCGCTCTCCGGCGGCGGCCCGCTCACCGTCTTCGGCGAGTGCGGCCACCGCGGCTTCGACCCGCTCGCGGCCTGGCCCGCCGCGCGCGGGGGCGGCGACGCCACGTCGGTGGCCGCCTCGCACACCGTGCCGGTCACCGCCGAGACCGTGCCGCTCATCTGA